Part of the Garra rufa chromosome 8, GarRuf1.0, whole genome shotgun sequence genome, TCAGGCTGAAGCAGTTCTTAAAGGTTGGAGAagttatatatataatgtatgtatgtataataaAACAATTCATTAAAACTCATTTTAAATTTCTTCACAGATGCAGCTGATGATTTCTCAGCATCCTCAGTGTGCTAGCCAGTATGACGCCTCAGTCCAACGGTCTGTCCCAGACTGAAATACTGGAGCTCATACAGTGCAGTTTACAGCAAAAGCAGATCAAGATCAAGCAGCAGATCGTCGAGAGCGTCACAGAGGATGATGTTGAGCTGGCTGATGTTGTGCAAACAGCACTGCCAACCAACATCAAGCACTTGGGGTAAATGTCGCACAACTAGTAGAAgtttaaacacacacatatatacagcaGCCTCTTGATTTAAGACTTCTGTTACAGTTTCCCCAATTTAGGAAACACATGCTACATGAACTCTGTGTTGCAGTGCCTCCTCACCGTTTCCCCTTTCCGAGACGATGTGGTTTCCCAGCAGAAACGGTGGAATGAGGGAAGCACAATGCTCAGGTACAAACACGGTTAAACATTTATGCAACATTATATTTCAATCTaaatcaagcaacaaaacaaaagcaattctacataaattaaatatatgaTCTTCTCTCCAGGACGCTCACTGACCTGCACATGACTAGGCTGACAGGAAATGACAAGAAGCTGAAGGCAAAGCTCTTGTCTACAGTGAAGGCCTGCATTGAAACTCGTCATCAGCAGGTGAGGTGATATATGctcaaatgtattattttataacttgcatttaatTTAAACTCATCATCCTTCACTCTTTCTCCAGGACGCCCATGAGTTCTTGATGGTTTGCCTGTCTTATCTGAAGGAGGAGGGTGAGCTTCAACAAAGCTACTGGCCTGAATACACTTGTCCTGTAGCAAACATGGAGTTCCAGCTCAACCGCCTGCGCACCTGCGACAGGTAACATCACACTTCCACACCTGCACTCGCTTCAGACTCTCAGACTCATTTATGTTATGATGACCTTCTTCTGTTGTTTCAGCTGTGGCTTCCAGAGGAGCTTTAGAGAGGATTACAACTATCTCTCACTGGTCATCAGTCCTCAAGGATGCCTCATAGACAGCCTGCAGCAGTACTTCAAAGTGAGTGACGTCACTGATTACATCACAGTAGCAGCAGGATGATTAGGTCAACAAGTTTAAGTCATTTCTGATTGGCTGATGTCTGTGTTGTGTGTTTTCTCCAGACATCTTCGTTTGAGTGCTCATGCAGTGAGTGTGCTGGCACTACAGTCTCTGAGACACTGGAATTAATCACCCTTCCACGGTACGACACCGTTAGTCTAGTACTGATTATCAGTGCTAACTGAGACATAGTAATTAGTTAGGATAACTAAACATGAACCAGTCCATAACTTCCAATCATCTGAATGTCTCTACAGGGTCCTGGTGCTTCTAGTCATGCGCTTTGACGTCACATCTTCAATGTGCAAACTGGAGGATCGACTGGACATTCCAGAGCAGTTTTCACTGTCCAGCAGTGCAGGTATGTGTCAGTTCATCAAACAGCTGCCCTCTGCTGGTCAGTTATGAAACACTCAGCATCAGGATGATGTTTGCtctgaaaaaaaacatttgaatagtgTTTATGCATTGAATAATTACTGAATTGTTTTCTTGTTTGATGTGTATGATCTTCAACAGTGAGCACAGAGATCACAGTGGCAAATGGAAAAAGATAGAAACAACAGCAAGAGAGAAAGAAGAATAGAGCAGAGCCTGCAAGACCACAGGAAAGATAGACAGCATttcgtagacagacagacagatgaagcgAAATAGAGGAGGATGTTGAGAAACATTTGAAATGCAGCAGCATTATCTAATAATCTGTGTTTGGGTTTAACAGCTGGAGGCATCAGACAGCAGCACACAGTATGAACTAGCTGGTGTTGTGTCACATCTGGGCTGCAGTTTGTTTTGTGGTAAGAGCTTGTTCTATGTTTAATTTTTTATCTTGTTCACTCATTCATCATTAAGCATCAGAATGAAGTGTCTCTGTCTTTAGGGCACTACATCAGTCACATCGGTGACGTCAGTGGATCAGGATGGCTGGAATGCAGTGACACCAGCATCAGAAAATCCAGCTGGTCAACAGCGTCACGTGGCATCAGGAAGAACGCCTACATGCTCTTCTACGTGAAGAGGTAAATTATAGGCTGTATATTTAGCGGTAAATAATACCACAATACTAGTGCTATAATGTTCAGTGTTCAGTTCAGTTGTATTAAATCACTGGGTTTTTTTTGCAGCTGAACAGCAGCTGGTTGaaggaaagaaaaggaaacaCATCTAAAGCTAAACACCAGCTTGATTCAAATAGGAGCCGGgtgtaggggttacattggtgccgtgacccgggtGGGAGtaaggtttaggggggtgagtgtaacggggGCCAGCcttaggtgctgtgcaggtaaacctcactcccctgatctcaagaggtgcACTAGTGACCTGCTGCACCCGCTTCCCATGCCGGAGACTGGGGTTCGAGACCCGCTTGGAGCGGGTTCGAAAAGGACCCGGGTGTAGGGGTTACAGGATCCTTTCTCCTCTGCTGCTCCTGCCCAGCATGTACTCATGTGTTCCATTCTGTTCTATTACTCATCCTCCTTTGCTGGCTCATTCTGGACTGTGTTGAGTCCCTGGTTCTGCCCTCTTCACTGGTTCTGTCCAGCTTTCTAGCTCCTGCTCATTCTCCTGCTCTGCCAGCTGTCCTCAGTCTCTCTCTCCTGGTTCCATCATGGTTTTCTTCAGACTCATGCAACCTGTAACCCTTGAGAGCCTAAGACTCCACCTTAGACATTCTATTCAGCTCCCACAGCCTTTGATTTTGGCTCTCTCATACTTCGAATTGATCTGATATGATGAGCCCCATCCACAGAGTCCAGACCACATTAACTGAGCCTCTCTATCTTGGGTTTGGGGTTTGCATTGGAGCAACAGTGACACCGTGTGCTCAACTGGCATAGATTGCAGACAGCAGACTAATGTGTAATAATTCTGAAATATGGCTTTGAGTCTATTCAGTAATTGAGATACTGGAGTCTGTACTGAATCAGTACTAGCCTTTATCTGCTGTTTAAATTACTTTGTGCTCAAAGACTTACATTTCTTCCATAAATACATGGATATTGTGGTAGTACTAAAGAAGAATGTGGATGTTGCAACACTTTCTGCTTTACCAATCTAATATAATTTTCCAACTTTATCTAATATAcacttatataatttaataacataatCATTATCAATTTGATAACATTACCAGATGTTTCAAAATATAAACGTGTTGATTAATGTCAAGGAAAAAGAGTGCTGATGTTACAAACTTGACTGTTATGCACCTGTGTAATGCCCATAGACTTACAGAAAATAATCTctctaaatacattttt contains:
- the LOC141340101 gene encoding ubiquitin carboxyl-terminal hydrolase 37-like, producing MTPQSNGLSQTEILELIQCSLQQKQIKIKQQIVESVTEDDVELADVVQTALPTNIKHLGFPNLGNTCYMNSVLQCLLTVSPFRDDVVSQQKRWNEGSTMLRTLTDLHMTRLTGNDKKLKAKLLSTVKACIETRHQQDAHEFLMVCLSYLKEEGELQQSYWPEYTCPVANMEFQLNRLRTCDSCGFQRSFREDYNYLSLVISPQGCLIDSLQQYFKTSSFECSCSECAGTTVSETLELITLPRVLVLLVMRFDVTSSMCKLEDRLDIPEQFSLSSSAVSTEITVLEASDSSTQYELAGVVSHLGCSLFCGHYISHIGDVSGSGWLECSDTSIRKSSWSTASRGIRKNAYMLFYVKRGALVTCCTRFPCRRLGFETRLERVRKGPGCRGYRILSPLLLLPSMYSCVPFCSITHPPLLAHSGLC